One segment of Bdellovibrio sp. ArHS DNA contains the following:
- a CDS encoding TolC family protein, protein MKKGAVVGLLLCLWQPQTFAMNLQEYLKTVETKHKGLQSYQSSQEAAQDRREAADMELVPQLTAGVGYLSDKSPLGQFAQLGGTQTTAKDLRLGLGKKFSTGTSVAISATASEIENEGTLLNPMFGKFSYGSLGVSLNQSLWRDSFGRATRLRWQRQDAATEAEVGRYDLQKKVLLVEAEAAYWDYIYQTENLKIGRASLERAKRIESWTRRRVNDGISDRADLLSTQALVAARQLTLISAEDDLAAAKRKIRDFLELTDAEAFPEITGDIAQKRSLNSMVDGKDGKVVALDAYLASLNAKAMSLVARETEDAYRPDLVLSGAYNTNNFQPNKGISDATGKWTDTDLPTWKAGLNLVYLFDTDVKTSAQSAARKEALAAKLQSERKMLDSESSWIELNRRYVEMTKRVDSATQISSLQMQAAKAQADLFNKGRSITANVITAEQDAEEAELALTKLKSEQRKMEAQGRLFIVVEEK, encoded by the coding sequence ATGAAAAAGGGAGCCGTCGTAGGTTTACTGCTGTGTCTGTGGCAACCGCAAACTTTTGCAATGAATCTGCAAGAGTATTTGAAAACAGTCGAGACCAAACACAAAGGTCTGCAATCTTATCAATCCAGCCAAGAGGCGGCCCAAGATCGCCGCGAAGCCGCGGATATGGAATTGGTTCCGCAACTGACTGCTGGCGTCGGATATCTAAGTGACAAGAGTCCGCTAGGTCAGTTCGCGCAATTGGGAGGAACTCAAACAACAGCGAAGGATTTGCGTCTGGGCCTAGGAAAGAAGTTTTCCACGGGAACTTCTGTTGCCATCTCTGCGACCGCCAGTGAAATTGAAAACGAAGGCACGTTGTTGAACCCGATGTTTGGTAAGTTCTCTTATGGCTCGTTGGGAGTGTCCCTTAATCAATCCTTGTGGCGAGATTCCTTCGGACGCGCAACCCGTTTGCGTTGGCAGCGCCAGGATGCCGCTACCGAGGCTGAAGTGGGACGCTATGACTTGCAGAAAAAGGTCCTGCTCGTCGAAGCAGAGGCCGCTTATTGGGATTATATCTATCAGACGGAAAATCTAAAAATCGGCCGGGCTTCTTTGGAGCGGGCTAAGCGCATCGAAAGCTGGACGCGTCGTCGCGTGAATGACGGGATCAGTGATCGTGCGGATCTGCTTTCCACGCAGGCTTTGGTGGCCGCTCGCCAGTTGACGTTGATTTCTGCGGAAGATGACTTGGCGGCAGCCAAAAGAAAAATCCGCGACTTTTTGGAGCTGACGGATGCCGAGGCATTTCCTGAAATTACCGGCGACATTGCGCAAAAACGTTCTTTGAACTCAATGGTGGATGGCAAAGACGGTAAGGTGGTGGCTCTGGACGCATATTTGGCTTCGTTGAATGCCAAAGCTATGTCTTTAGTCGCTCGCGAGACCGAGGACGCCTACAGACCCGATCTTGTGTTGTCGGGTGCATACAATACAAATAATTTTCAGCCGAACAAAGGTATTTCTGATGCCACGGGTAAGTGGACAGACACGGATTTACCGACATGGAAGGCCGGTTTAAATCTGGTTTATCTTTTCGACACGGATGTAAAAACATCGGCGCAGTCGGCGGCTCGCAAAGAGGCTTTAGCAGCCAAGCTGCAAAGTGAAAGAAAGATGCTGGATAGTGAAAGCTCTTGGATCGAATTGAATCGCCGTTATGTTGAGATGACAAAACGCGTGGACTCGGCAACGCAAATTTCTTCATTGCAGATGCAGGCGGCAAAAGCCCAGGCGGATCTTTTCAATAAGGGTCGTTCTATCACCGCGAACGTGATCACGGCCGAGCAAGACGCCGAAGAAGCCGAACTGGCGTTGACGAAATTGAAATCAGAACAAAGAAAAATGGAGGCTCAAGGACGTTTATTTATCGTCGTTGAGGAGAAATAA
- a CDS encoding RluA family pseudouridine synthase, which translates to MIYNILFEDDYFLAAEKPAGLPSQPTVDKRRPDFFTSLKKQLKDERGTDFYLGLHHRLDRDTSGVMIFTKNKIANEPLAEMFKKHLIQKTYLCLTAPKKCPDQWEIKNHLTEVRDPVLKKIKMKSVHSGGDKAHTLFRKLKTFKKGHLIEAQPQSGRMHQIRVHLAEQGLGIFGDDIYPAPKNPTAPRLMLHALSLEFIHPFTKISIKIECPLPKDFQQMEQQLS; encoded by the coding sequence ATGATCTATAATATTCTCTTCGAGGACGACTACTTCCTCGCAGCTGAAAAACCAGCCGGGCTGCCGTCCCAGCCGACCGTCGATAAACGCCGCCCCGACTTCTTCACAAGTTTAAAAAAACAACTCAAAGATGAACGCGGCACCGACTTTTACTTAGGCCTGCACCACCGTTTAGACCGCGACACTTCCGGTGTGATGATTTTCACAAAGAATAAAATCGCCAACGAACCCCTGGCCGAGATGTTTAAAAAGCACCTCATTCAGAAGACCTACCTCTGCCTGACTGCTCCCAAAAAATGTCCCGATCAGTGGGAGATAAAAAACCATCTCACGGAAGTCCGCGATCCCGTCTTAAAGAAAATAAAAATGAAGTCCGTGCATTCCGGCGGCGACAAAGCCCACACACTATTTCGCAAACTCAAGACCTTCAAAAAAGGCCATTTGATCGAAGCCCAACCTCAGTCAGGACGAATGCACCAAATTCGCGTCCACCTGGCCGAACAAGGTTTAGGAATTTTCGGCGACGACATCTACCCCGCCCCAAAAAACCCCACCGCCCCCAGACTGATGCTGCACGCCCTCAGCCTAGAGTTCATCCACCCATTCACAAAAATCTCCATAAAAATAGAATGCCCACTCCCCAAAGACTTCCAACAAATGGAACAACAACTCTCCTAA
- a CDS encoding TetR family transcriptional regulator, whose protein sequence is MNLIKDVAADELGPRQKIMEAATVLFANEGLHGTSTRDIARESGLNLSLISYYFGGKEGLYKTVIQEFVQKIFLQIDSVVNDFEQQEVSEKTLRKAIVSLVNAIIDMRAANPLMAKIMTREKLSGMPFSREIHESMMISSGEKIETIILKGQRAGIVNKKVNPRFFIVCLVEGILGYFNMLDCKCSWNDGLYEMPEQRQQFIDQISMIFLEGIFK, encoded by the coding sequence ATGAATCTCATCAAAGATGTCGCAGCTGACGAGCTGGGTCCTCGTCAAAAAATCATGGAAGCCGCTACGGTGCTCTTCGCTAACGAAGGTTTGCACGGCACCAGCACACGCGACATCGCCCGAGAATCCGGACTTAATTTAAGTTTGATCAGCTATTATTTTGGCGGCAAAGAAGGCCTTTATAAGACGGTGATCCAAGAATTCGTGCAAAAAATTTTCCTGCAAATTGATAGTGTCGTAAACGACTTTGAACAACAGGAAGTTTCCGAAAAAACTTTGCGCAAGGCCATTGTGTCTTTGGTGAATGCCATTATTGATATGCGGGCAGCGAACCCTTTGATGGCAAAAATCATGACGCGTGAAAAGCTTTCGGGAATGCCATTTTCCCGGGAAATTCACGAAAGCATGATGATCAGCTCGGGGGAAAAAATTGAAACCATTATTTTAAAAGGACAAAGAGCGGGGATCGTCAATAAGAAGGTCAATCCGCGTTTCTTCATTGTCTGTCTTGTTGAGGGTATTTTGGGCTATTTTAATATGCTCGATTGCAAGTGCTCGTGGAATGATGGGCTTTACGAAATGCCCGAGCAGCGCCAACAATTTATTGATCAGATTTCGATGATTTTCTTAGAAGGGATTTTTAAATGA
- a CDS encoding HNH endonuclease family protein yields MNFTRGTLLLTMFLAFTAKAESTVPYAQASSSATKPQAVFREYYTINEKTSELGGGTKAAYDSRDFSQLTEELGPHQFIMMAAKKLIYSLLQWTLHSEDRPTPEEGYIRKLHFGRWINDPTDDTCMNTRAKVLVRDSLQDVTYRNERNCVVEDGLWDDPYTGEQVTSSRQIQIDHMVPLKNAYVSGAYRWDYKTRCLYANYMGYQNHLIPAGARENMSKGDRGPEGYMPPNLQYRCQYIKDWLTVKFIWRLNMNANEVQAIHEIFTNYGCRPADFRLTKEQLDEQRQHIQDNIEFCMINKR; encoded by the coding sequence ATGAATTTCACTAGGGGAACATTATTACTGACAATGTTTTTGGCGTTTACAGCCAAAGCAGAGTCCACGGTTCCCTACGCGCAAGCCTCCAGCTCCGCCACAAAACCACAAGCCGTTTTTCGCGAATACTACACAATAAATGAAAAAACCTCTGAGCTCGGCGGCGGCACAAAAGCGGCTTACGATTCAAGGGACTTCTCTCAACTGACTGAAGAGTTAGGGCCTCATCAATTCATTATGATGGCGGCAAAAAAGCTCATTTATAGCCTTCTACAATGGACTCTGCACAGTGAGGATCGCCCCACACCGGAAGAGGGTTATATTCGCAAACTCCACTTCGGCCGCTGGATCAACGATCCTACGGATGACACCTGCATGAATACCCGCGCGAAGGTTCTGGTTCGCGACAGCCTTCAGGATGTCACTTATAGAAACGAAAGAAATTGCGTCGTAGAAGATGGCCTGTGGGATGATCCGTACACGGGCGAGCAAGTCACGTCTTCTCGACAAATTCAAATTGATCACATGGTTCCTCTAAAGAACGCCTATGTTTCCGGGGCCTATAGATGGGATTATAAAACGCGCTGCCTGTACGCTAATTACATGGGTTACCAGAATCATTTGATTCCCGCTGGTGCCCGCGAAAACATGTCGAAGGGCGACCGTGGCCCTGAAGGGTACATGCCACCAAATCTCCAATACCGCTGCCAGTACATTAAAGACTGGTTGACCGTGAAGTTCATTTGGCGATTAAACATGAATGCCAATGAAGTTCAGGCCATTCACGAAATCTTTACGAACTATGGCTGTCGGCCTGCAGATTTCCGTCTGACCAAAGAACAACTCGATGAGCAACGCCAGCACATTCAGGATAATATCGAGTTCTGTATGATCAATAAAAGATGA
- a CDS encoding efflux RND transporter permease subunit: MNLPSLSIRRPIFISCIVILMLILGAFSLKRMPVDMFPDVTFPVLFVQVTYPGASPLDLEKQVSKLIEDEVGSISGLKTLTSNNLDGVAIVVLEFQLGTDIKEVEQEVRNRLGNIRRDLPADIYEPVIRRFDPADQPIVVLAVTSDLPEGQAFDLANEIIKPQFERLKDVGQVDIFGGRKQEIHVIVDKNKLQERKISMLQVSQRILDTSKDTPIGKIENPQSETTLRTSGEFDALKQIAEVNVNFIGSDRAVLVQDIGKVVRSLEDQKTIGRIKGRSALLMNIYKQRGANTVAVAENVNKNIAKINALLKERKISGEVSLVRDTSRPIQLNVYDVKESIIIGIILCVIVVFFFLGSARSTFITAMALPNSLLGGFVIMYAMGFTINLMTLLALSLAVGLLIDDAIVVRENIFRHLEMGKKPKDAALDGTKEVAMAVIATTLVVIAVFGPISFLQGIVGQFFKQFGLTVVFTMLISLFDAFTVAPMLSAYMAHPNEHHKGTGLIGRMLAGFDRFQTRLEDIYEKGLKYTLANPKKILLAGTLIFFGSLVSIAFIPKTFLPSPDNGEFNVNIEMPVGSSLMATSAFTEKVEKIFENDAAVDMVLTVVGNTNNESNKAMLFVRLVERKKRSMSTTDYKEEVRKKLTQFNKEAIVSLGDIDAVNSGQKPLNVNIQGENLEDLNAYAVKLVERMKKIPGLVDVDTNFRSGKPEFHVVFDRAKSEALGVSTVTAGAELRNRTEGNEQAIFRENGIDYKIRVRFEEVFRDLRTQFSTTLVPNSNFNMIPLSRIAKGEETFGYSQINRQNKGRYIQISGNLAKGGALGTISAEIEKIIKTELPPPPGVDYKFQGQADDFKELIENMLLAIFLGVTFIYLVLASLYESFITPFSILLALPLAMTGAFLALLIFGKTIDIFSLIGIVLLLGVVAKNSILLVDYTNQLIHEGLERNTALLKACRTRLRPILMTSLALIAGMIPIAIGLNEASAMRTSMGIAIIGGLVSSTLLTLLIVPAAFGFIEDFKMWFRHKLAKLTGYQGS; the protein is encoded by the coding sequence ATGAACTTACCTAGTTTATCCATTCGCAGGCCCATCTTTATTTCCTGTATCGTCATCTTGATGCTGATTCTGGGGGCGTTTTCTTTAAAACGCATGCCTGTGGATATGTTTCCGGATGTGACGTTCCCGGTTCTTTTCGTACAAGTAACTTATCCGGGGGCCTCGCCTCTGGATTTGGAAAAGCAAGTTTCGAAATTGATCGAAGATGAGGTGGGGAGTATTTCCGGTCTTAAGACTTTGACTTCGAACAATCTGGACGGTGTGGCCATTGTCGTTCTGGAGTTCCAGTTAGGCACGGATATCAAAGAAGTAGAGCAAGAGGTGAGGAACCGCCTGGGTAATATTCGTCGGGATTTACCTGCGGATATTTATGAGCCGGTAATTCGCCGTTTTGACCCCGCCGATCAGCCGATTGTGGTCTTGGCGGTGACGTCGGATCTTCCTGAAGGTCAGGCTTTCGATTTGGCGAATGAGATTATCAAACCTCAGTTTGAGCGTCTGAAGGACGTAGGACAAGTGGATATCTTCGGTGGTCGGAAGCAGGAAATTCACGTTATCGTGGATAAGAACAAGCTTCAGGAGCGTAAGATTTCCATGCTGCAGGTATCTCAGCGTATCCTAGATACTTCAAAAGACACACCGATCGGAAAAATCGAAAATCCTCAAAGTGAAACAACCCTGAGAACTTCGGGCGAGTTTGACGCTTTAAAACAGATTGCCGAAGTGAACGTGAACTTTATCGGTTCTGACCGCGCAGTGCTGGTTCAGGATATCGGTAAGGTCGTGCGCAGTTTGGAAGACCAAAAAACTATTGGTCGCATCAAAGGCCGTTCAGCGCTTTTGATGAATATCTATAAGCAGCGGGGAGCAAACACCGTCGCTGTTGCCGAAAACGTGAACAAAAATATTGCCAAGATCAATGCGCTCTTAAAAGAACGCAAGATCAGCGGCGAGGTGTCTTTGGTTCGCGACACTTCTCGTCCTATTCAGTTGAATGTGTATGACGTTAAAGAATCGATCATTATTGGTATCATTCTTTGTGTGATCGTTGTGTTCTTCTTCTTGGGGTCCGCGCGCTCCACTTTCATCACGGCGATGGCCTTGCCGAACTCCCTTTTGGGAGGCTTTGTTATCATGTATGCCATGGGCTTTACGATCAACTTGATGACGTTGCTAGCGCTTTCATTGGCGGTGGGATTATTGATTGATGATGCCATCGTGGTCCGGGAAAACATCTTCCGTCACTTGGAAATGGGCAAGAAACCAAAAGACGCCGCTCTGGATGGAACCAAAGAAGTGGCTATGGCCGTGATTGCAACTACACTTGTGGTGATTGCCGTATTCGGTCCGATTTCATTCTTACAAGGGATTGTAGGACAATTTTTTAAGCAGTTCGGTTTGACGGTCGTCTTCACGATGCTGATTTCTCTGTTTGACGCGTTCACCGTGGCGCCGATGCTTTCAGCCTATATGGCGCATCCCAACGAGCATCATAAAGGAACAGGTCTTATTGGACGAATGTTGGCTGGCTTTGACCGCTTTCAAACTCGGCTTGAGGATATCTATGAAAAAGGTCTGAAGTACACGCTGGCGAATCCTAAAAAGATCCTGTTGGCGGGGACGTTGATTTTCTTCGGGTCCCTGGTCTCTATCGCCTTCATTCCTAAAACCTTCCTGCCTTCGCCGGATAACGGCGAGTTTAACGTGAATATCGAGATGCCAGTCGGATCTTCTTTGATGGCGACGAGTGCTTTCACGGAAAAAGTCGAAAAGATTTTTGAGAATGATGCCGCAGTCGATATGGTTTTAACGGTGGTTGGTAATACCAATAATGAATCCAATAAAGCCATGTTGTTTGTGCGTCTGGTAGAGCGAAAAAAGCGTTCTATGTCGACGACGGACTACAAGGAAGAAGTGCGTAAAAAGCTTACGCAGTTTAACAAGGAAGCCATTGTTTCGTTGGGCGATATCGATGCCGTGAACTCGGGGCAAAAGCCTTTGAACGTGAATATTCAAGGGGAAAACCTGGAAGATCTGAATGCTTACGCCGTGAAGTTGGTGGAGCGCATGAAGAAGATCCCGGGCCTTGTGGATGTGGATACAAACTTCCGTTCAGGAAAACCGGAATTCCATGTGGTCTTTGATCGCGCTAAATCTGAAGCTCTGGGTGTGTCGACCGTGACGGCCGGTGCAGAACTTCGTAATCGCACCGAAGGAAATGAACAGGCGATCTTCCGTGAAAACGGTATCGACTATAAAATCCGAGTGCGTTTTGAAGAGGTGTTCCGCGATTTAAGAACGCAGTTTTCGACAACTCTAGTGCCGAATTCGAACTTTAACATGATCCCTCTTTCACGCATCGCTAAGGGTGAAGAGACTTTCGGTTATTCTCAGATTAATCGTCAGAACAAAGGCCGTTACATTCAGATTTCAGGAAACTTGGCCAAGGGCGGGGCTCTGGGGACCATTTCCGCTGAAATCGAAAAAATCATCAAAACCGAACTGCCACCACCTCCGGGCGTTGATTATAAATTCCAAGGACAGGCGGATGACTTTAAAGAGCTGATTGAAAACATGCTTCTGGCAATTTTCTTGGGTGTGACCTTCATCTATCTTGTTCTGGCAAGTTTGTATGAAAGTTTCATCACGCCGTTTTCAATTCTTCTGGCGTTGCCTTTGGCAATGACCGGCGCATTCTTGGCACTTTTGATTTTCGGCAAGACGATCGATATCTTCTCGTTGATTGGTATTGTTCTTCTTTTAGGGGTCGTGGCTAAGAACTCGATCTTGCTAGTCGACTATACGAATCAGTTGATTCACGAAGGTCTTGAGCGTAACACGGCTTTGCTAAAAGCATGTCGCACGCGTCTTCGTCCGATCCTGATGACGTCATTGGCTTTGATTGCCGGGATGATTCCTATCGCGATTGGTCTGAACGAGGCCTCTGCGATGCGAACCTCTATGGGGATTGCGATTATCGGTGGTCTGGTCAGTTCGACGTTGCTGACACTTCTTATTGTGCCAGCGGCTTTCGGATTCATTGAGGATTTCAAAATGTGGTTCCGCCACAAGCTGGCGAAACTGACGGGATATCAAGGTTCGTAG